In the Nitrospira sp. genome, one interval contains:
- a CDS encoding phenylalanine--tRNA ligase subunit beta — protein sequence MPTISLQRDDLEALIAGPDETPSRIPLDQLEQWLMLVKGELKGHNSETGELRIELQDSNRPDLWCCEGIARQIRIKQRGASISYPFFKKQQRVARKVLVAPGLDRIRPYVAACTAVGYRVTASGLTQLIQTQEKLADIFGRKRRTVSIGLYRLAPIVFPVSYDLVKPDEVRFTPLGMETVMTLREILMVHPKGVEYGGILGGHDQLPVLRDAKGQVLSFPPIINSREIGEVQIGDDQLFVEVTGTDLPMVALTLNIFAANLADRGAVIAPVEIQSPVKTAFGRRWSTPIDFGAPRTIPLKAIETALGEPLGGREVTTALKSYGYTVKAAGQKVAVQLPPYRNDLLHTVDVVEDVAISQGYARFAPVMPSQFTVGGLSRLEQMADRVRHLMVGMEFQEIISNIMGSHQDFCTRMRLDGTEWAQVVEVDNVMSLSYSCLRQWITPSLLQVETNSSRAFYPHRMFEVGEVAVPDASADIGSRTVTKLGAVIAHAGAHFSEIHSCLDLLLYYLDQPFALEPVPHPSFLDGRAGAIVAGGRVIGLLGELHPEVLEQWQIGVPAVALELEIDRLLEEG from the coding sequence ATGCCCACTATTTCCCTACAGCGAGACGATCTGGAAGCCCTGATCGCAGGGCCGGATGAAACCCCATCGCGTATTCCGCTCGATCAGCTTGAGCAGTGGCTGATGTTAGTGAAGGGCGAGTTGAAGGGGCACAACAGTGAAACGGGTGAGCTGCGGATCGAACTGCAGGACAGCAACCGGCCGGATTTGTGGTGCTGCGAAGGGATCGCCCGGCAAATCCGTATCAAGCAACGGGGCGCGTCCATTTCTTATCCCTTCTTCAAAAAACAACAACGCGTGGCGAGGAAAGTGCTCGTCGCGCCAGGGTTGGATCGGATTCGCCCCTACGTGGCGGCATGCACGGCAGTTGGGTATCGCGTGACGGCTTCCGGGCTCACACAGTTAATCCAGACCCAGGAAAAGCTGGCGGATATCTTTGGGCGTAAACGGCGGACGGTCTCCATTGGTTTGTATCGGCTGGCGCCCATCGTGTTTCCCGTGTCCTATGATTTGGTGAAGCCGGACGAAGTGCGGTTTACGCCATTGGGTATGGAAACGGTGATGACCCTGCGCGAAATCCTCATGGTGCATCCCAAGGGCGTGGAGTATGGCGGCATTCTCGGTGGTCACGACCAGCTTCCTGTGTTGCGTGATGCGAAGGGGCAGGTGCTCTCCTTCCCACCGATCATTAACAGCCGGGAAATCGGAGAGGTTCAGATCGGTGACGACCAGTTGTTTGTCGAAGTGACCGGTACCGATTTGCCCATGGTAGCGCTGACCCTGAATATTTTTGCCGCCAACCTTGCCGATCGAGGGGCGGTGATTGCCCCGGTTGAAATTCAGTCCCCGGTAAAAACTGCATTCGGGCGTCGTTGGAGCACCCCGATTGATTTCGGCGCGCCGCGGACGATTCCGCTGAAGGCCATCGAAACCGCTCTGGGTGAGCCGCTGGGCGGTCGAGAAGTCACGACGGCGTTGAAATCGTATGGATACACGGTAAAAGCCGCCGGCCAGAAGGTGGCCGTGCAGTTGCCTCCGTACCGTAACGATTTGTTGCACACGGTGGACGTTGTGGAAGATGTGGCGATCAGCCAGGGCTATGCCAGGTTCGCGCCGGTGATGCCGTCGCAGTTCACCGTCGGCGGACTCTCACGTCTCGAGCAAATGGCTGACCGGGTCCGGCATCTCATGGTGGGCATGGAGTTTCAGGAGATCATCTCCAACATCATGGGATCGCACCAGGATTTTTGCACGCGCATGCGATTGGACGGCACCGAGTGGGCGCAGGTGGTGGAGGTGGACAACGTCATGTCCCTCAGCTATTCCTGCTTGCGTCAGTGGATCACGCCGTCATTGTTGCAGGTGGAGACGAATTCGAGCCGCGCGTTTTATCCGCATCGCATGTTTGAAGTAGGAGAAGTGGCGGTTCCGGATGCGAGCGCCGATATCGGATCCCGCACGGTGACGAAGCTGGGCGCCGTGATCGCGCATGCCGGCGCCCACTTTTCGGAAATTCACTCCTGCCTGGATCTGTTGCTGTACTATCTGGACCAACCCTTTGCCTTGGAGCCGGTGCCTCACCCTTCGTTCCTCGATGGACGAGCAGGAGCCATCGTCGCGGGTGGACGCGTCATCGGGCTGCTCGGGGAGTTGCACCCGGAGGTGCTGGAGCAGTGGCAGATCGGTGTGCCGGCAGTGGCGCTGGAGTTGGAGATCGATCGGCTGCTTGAGGAAGGATGA
- the rplT gene encoding 50S ribosomal protein L20, protein MPRTKGGPKTRQRRKKRLKLAKGQYGAKSRLFRSATESVDKGQAYAYSGRKQRKRDFRQLWIARISAATRMHGIAYGRFMNALKKANILLDRKVLSDMAIRDMAGFEKLVGVAKQQLATAAS, encoded by the coding sequence ATGCCTCGTACAAAAGGTGGTCCGAAAACCAGACAGCGGCGAAAGAAGCGCCTGAAACTGGCGAAAGGTCAGTATGGTGCGAAGAGCCGCTTGTTCCGAAGCGCAACGGAGTCCGTCGATAAGGGCCAGGCATACGCCTACTCAGGACGGAAGCAGCGGAAACGCGACTTCCGCCAACTGTGGATCGCGCGCATCAGCGCCGCGACCCGTATGCATGGCATCGCGTACGGCCGTTTCATGAATGCCCTGAAGAAGGCGAATATTCTCCTGGATCGGAAAGTGCTCTCCGATATGGCGATCCGGGATATGGCGGGATTTGAGAAACTCGTCGGGGTGGCCAAGCAGCAGCTCGCGACCGCCGCGAGCTAA
- the rpmI gene encoding 50S ribosomal protein L35, whose amino-acid sequence MKLKTKTHSGAKKRFKRTGTGKLVRRKAGGRHLLTGKARDRKRRLKGAVEVASTSTPALNRLLPQ is encoded by the coding sequence ATGAAGTTGAAAACGAAAACGCACAGCGGCGCCAAAAAGCGCTTTAAACGCACGGGAACGGGCAAGCTAGTTCGCCGCAAGGCCGGAGGACGGCATTTGTTGACCGGGAAGGCGCGCGATCGCAAACGGCGGCTGAAGGGAGCCGTGGAAGTTGCTTCCACTTCAACTCCCGCGCTGAACCGATTGCTCCCACAGTAA
- the infC gene encoding translation initiation factor IF-3 → MVPKLRVNREIRIREVRVIGPDGEQLGILPTVEAYNKAQEGGYDLVEVAPTSQPPVCRIMDYGKYKFELSKKDHQSRRHQKSTQVKEIKLRPRTDKHDLEIKIRQIKEFLTDGNKTKVTLTYRGREMANQEMGRTMMTSVIQQCTEVGTVEFAPRMEGRSLIMILAPK, encoded by the coding sequence ATCGTCCCTAAATTACGCGTAAACCGGGAAATCAGGATTCGGGAAGTTCGAGTCATCGGTCCTGACGGCGAGCAATTGGGCATCCTGCCGACCGTAGAGGCATACAATAAGGCACAGGAAGGTGGGTACGACCTCGTCGAGGTGGCCCCGACTTCCCAGCCGCCGGTTTGCCGCATCATGGACTATGGGAAGTACAAGTTTGAGCTCAGCAAAAAGGATCACCAGAGCCGTCGACACCAGAAGTCCACGCAGGTGAAGGAGATCAAGCTACGTCCCCGTACGGACAAGCACGATCTTGAGATCAAGATCCGCCAGATCAAGGAGTTCTTGACTGACGGCAACAAGACCAAGGTGACGCTGACGTATCGTGGTCGTGAAATGGCCAATCAGGAAATGGGCCGCACCATGATGACCAGCGTAATTCAACAATGTACGGAGGTGGGAACTGTCGAGTTCGCGCCGAGGATGGAAGGGCGGAGCCTGATCATGATCCTGGCTCCCAAGTAG
- the thrS gene encoding threonine--tRNA ligase — translation MASQFIQITLPDGTRKQVPAGCPVREALTPEGKRLDQKILAAKVNGMPVDLFYPLEQDATVEPLTFESAEGREVYRHSSTHIMAQAVKEVFPSAQLTIGPALEDGFYYDFAFDRPFTPEDLEKIEARAIEITKRGLTVSRSELSKEEAVKFFQDRGEGYKVELINSFDSASPISLYQQGEFVDLCRGPHLPTTGHVGAFKLLSTGGAYWRGDERNPMLQRIYGTSFPTKKELDAHLAKLEEIKRRDHRKLGKELDLITIQDEIGPGLVLWHPKGSLIRLLIENFWREQHIKDGYDLVYSPHVARLDLWKTSGHVDYYRENMFASMKLEGSEYQLKPMNCPFHIMIYKSHLRSYRDLPIRYGELGTVYRYERTGVLHGLLRVRGFTQDDAHLFCRPDQIEAEVSRVLDFTFFVLGTFGFHEFEIYLSTRPEKSVGSDENWAVATNALEAALKSRNVAYQVDPGEGVFYGPKIDIKIKDVLGRSWQCSTVQVDFNNPERFKLAYTGEDGKHHQPIMIHRALMGSIERFFGILIEHFAGAFPTWLAPVQAAVLTITDNQQEFAAKIVSTLKSHGFRVEADLRNEKIGFKIREAEKLKIPYMLVVGDKEVQSGMVAVRGRSGTNHGSMPIEQFLELIRTDTNHTLRGTATHSQTR, via the coding sequence GTGGCCTCACAGTTCATTCAGATTACCCTTCCTGACGGAACTCGAAAACAAGTACCAGCAGGATGCCCTGTTCGTGAGGCACTGACTCCGGAGGGCAAGCGCCTCGACCAGAAGATCTTGGCAGCCAAGGTCAACGGAATGCCGGTGGATTTATTTTATCCATTGGAGCAGGACGCGACCGTTGAACCCCTGACCTTCGAGTCAGCCGAAGGACGCGAAGTCTATCGTCACAGCAGCACTCACATCATGGCGCAAGCCGTGAAGGAAGTGTTTCCGTCGGCCCAGCTCACCATCGGCCCGGCGCTCGAAGACGGGTTCTACTATGATTTCGCCTTCGACCGCCCATTCACGCCGGAAGATCTGGAAAAGATCGAAGCGCGCGCCATTGAGATCACCAAACGGGGCCTGACTGTCAGCCGAAGCGAACTGTCCAAAGAAGAGGCGGTCAAGTTTTTTCAAGACCGCGGAGAAGGCTATAAAGTCGAATTGATCAACAGCTTCGACAGCGCCTCTCCCATCTCCCTCTATCAGCAGGGTGAGTTCGTCGACCTCTGCCGCGGACCGCACCTTCCGACCACCGGTCATGTCGGGGCCTTCAAACTGCTCTCCACCGGAGGGGCCTACTGGCGCGGAGACGAACGCAACCCGATGTTGCAGCGAATCTATGGGACCTCCTTCCCGACCAAGAAGGAACTCGATGCGCATCTCGCGAAACTTGAGGAAATCAAACGTCGCGACCATCGAAAGCTCGGGAAAGAACTTGATCTGATCACGATTCAAGACGAAATCGGTCCCGGCTTAGTGCTCTGGCACCCCAAGGGCTCGCTGATCCGCCTGCTCATCGAGAATTTCTGGCGTGAACAGCACATCAAAGACGGCTACGACTTGGTCTATTCGCCTCACGTCGCCAGGCTGGATCTGTGGAAGACCAGCGGCCACGTGGATTACTACCGCGAAAACATGTTCGCCTCCATGAAGCTGGAGGGCAGCGAGTACCAGCTCAAGCCGATGAACTGCCCTTTCCACATCATGATCTACAAGTCTCACTTGCGGAGCTACCGAGACTTGCCGATCCGCTATGGAGAATTGGGCACCGTCTATCGTTATGAACGAACCGGCGTGCTGCACGGTCTGCTGCGCGTCCGTGGCTTTACTCAGGATGACGCACATTTATTCTGCCGACCCGATCAGATCGAAGCCGAAGTCAGTCGTGTGCTCGACTTCACGTTTTTCGTCCTCGGAACCTTCGGTTTTCACGAATTCGAGATTTATCTCTCCACGCGTCCCGAGAAATCCGTCGGCTCCGATGAAAACTGGGCCGTCGCCACCAATGCCCTGGAGGCAGCACTCAAGAGCCGCAACGTGGCCTATCAGGTGGATCCCGGCGAAGGCGTCTTCTACGGCCCTAAGATCGACATCAAGATCAAGGATGTGCTCGGCCGGTCCTGGCAATGTTCCACCGTGCAGGTCGACTTCAACAATCCGGAACGGTTTAAACTCGCCTATACCGGCGAGGACGGCAAGCACCATCAACCGATCATGATTCACCGGGCGCTCATGGGTTCCATCGAACGCTTCTTCGGAATCCTGATCGAGCACTTTGCCGGCGCGTTTCCCACGTGGCTGGCTCCCGTGCAGGCTGCGGTGCTTACCATCACCGATAACCAGCAGGAGTTCGCCGCCAAGATCGTCTCAACCCTCAAGAGCCATGGGTTCAGAGTCGAGGCCGATCTCCGGAACGAGAAAATCGGTTTTAAGATCCGCGAAGCGGAGAAGCTCAAAATTCCGTACATGCTTGTGGTGGGCGACAAGGAAGTGCAAAGCGGCATGGTTGCGGTCCGCGGACGCAGCGGCACCAACCATGGGAGCATGCCGATCGAACAGTTCTTGGAGCTCATTCGCACGGACACAAATCACACATTACGCGGCACAGCAACCCACTCACAAACGAGGTGA
- a CDS encoding HU family DNA-binding protein, giving the protein MTKEELIAKMASSAGITKVAATVALEAFTGAVTTSLKKGKRVTLVNFGTFTISKRKARMGRNPRTGEALKIPAARIPKFSAGKELKAAVK; this is encoded by the coding sequence ATGACCAAGGAAGAGTTGATCGCGAAAATGGCCAGCAGCGCAGGAATCACCAAGGTCGCCGCGACCGTCGCACTTGAAGCCTTCACCGGAGCCGTCACCACGTCACTCAAGAAGGGAAAGCGCGTGACGTTGGTCAATTTCGGCACCTTTACCATTTCGAAGCGGAAGGCCAGGATGGGCCGCAATCCGCGGACCGGCGAAGCCCTCAAAATCCCCGCAGCCCGCATTCCGAAATTTTCAGCAGGCAAGGAACTCAAGGCTGCAGTCAAGTAA
- a CDS encoding Rrf2 family transcriptional regulator, translated as MKVSLRATYGIIAAVDLALHDAEQPVCAKSIAKRQAIPARFLEQVLHAMKKAGVVTSQRGAQGGYVLSRKPSELSVADILDALEGPLLSGNGDAGSKSAPSRAAKQEALLAHIWDRVKRAELSVLSEVTVEELAKRQRALEAQHTLMYHI; from the coding sequence ATGAAAGTGAGCCTTCGAGCCACCTACGGGATCATTGCTGCCGTAGACCTTGCGCTCCACGATGCCGAGCAGCCGGTGTGTGCGAAGTCCATTGCCAAGCGCCAGGCAATTCCGGCTCGGTTCCTCGAGCAGGTGTTGCATGCGATGAAGAAAGCCGGGGTGGTGACGAGCCAACGCGGGGCTCAGGGGGGCTACGTGTTAAGCCGGAAGCCGTCCGAGTTGTCCGTTGCGGACATTCTTGATGCACTGGAAGGTCCGCTGTTGTCGGGAAATGGGGATGCGGGGTCCAAAAGCGCCCCCTCTCGAGCCGCGAAGCAAGAGGCCCTGCTGGCGCACATTTGGGATCGCGTGAAACGAGCGGAACTGAGTGTGTTATCGGAAGTGACCGTCGAAGAATTGGCCAAGCGGCAACGCGCCCTCGAGGCCCAGCATACACTGATGTATCACATTTGA
- a CDS encoding sulfurtransferase TusA family protein — MTSSHTVALRPAIKTEPIPPHIVEEIETFEAEAHRVLAGDLSTDIFKPFRLQYGIYGQRQPGVQMFRIKIPFGGLTANQVRRVAELTDQFATGVGHVTTRQDIQLHFVELTHVSEMMRLLAAVGLTTREACANTVRNVTACHLAGVCQGEVFDVTPYAKTVAYHLLRNPLNQSMPRKFKIALSGCRQDCALTPIHDIGLLAAKRADGTLGFRMVVGGGLGSTPRMAQVLREFTPMEELLPSIEAVIKVFDTLGNRKNRNKARMKFVIEKLGFEEFKRRWEAAYAAMGYAVPTHEPIKLLEYADAPPLIMPTKAPVGSAGNGNGNGNGNGHGSVGSSRNGQETAFHAWKRTNVVPQRQAGFSTAAIKLPMGDLTADQMWAVADLAERYSNGNIRTTINQNMVIRWIPESRLEAFHGELVAHSLGDPGAELVEDIIACPGTDTCGLGITSSKGMARALAEVFPAGQVPEDLRDVSVKISGCHNSCAQHHIATIGLHGVGKRLGEHTAPHYELHLGGHVDGTPKIGQLAVKLPAKSVPAAVRHLVDVYRRDRTTGESLQSFIGRVGKHVLKDELIPYTFVPPYEQDPTYYYDWEGEAEFVLEDLGPGECAGGALEMIDDRMLEADQELYQAKLLVEKHQYALSVNKSYRAVLAAAKGLLVTEGLDPATDAETFQEFDQRLASKGIVPATYANLGAQVGDLGSKDASAAEATEKMAFAKRFLAVCRAATEQMGKDLKLAQVKEEVLPTPPPSVAPAAPVSTAPVYDLRGVACPMNYVKTKLKLEMMDNGERLEVWLDAGEPIRNVPMSLRNDGHKILEEGPLEAEAKHFKILVEKVEG, encoded by the coding sequence ATGACAAGTTCTCATACAGTGGCGCTCCGTCCTGCCATCAAAACAGAGCCTATTCCTCCTCATATCGTGGAGGAGATTGAGACATTCGAAGCCGAGGCGCATCGTGTCCTCGCAGGGGACCTCTCCACGGATATTTTCAAACCGTTCCGGCTGCAGTACGGCATTTACGGTCAGCGCCAGCCGGGCGTCCAGATGTTCCGCATCAAAATTCCGTTCGGTGGCCTGACGGCCAATCAAGTGCGGCGGGTTGCCGAGTTGACCGACCAATTTGCCACCGGTGTGGGCCACGTGACCACGCGGCAGGATATCCAGTTGCATTTTGTGGAACTCACGCACGTGTCCGAAATGATGCGATTGCTGGCTGCCGTGGGGCTCACGACGCGCGAGGCCTGTGCCAATACGGTCCGGAATGTCACTGCGTGTCACCTGGCCGGGGTTTGCCAGGGAGAGGTATTCGATGTGACGCCGTATGCAAAGACGGTGGCCTATCATCTGTTGCGTAATCCGCTGAACCAGAGTATGCCGCGGAAATTCAAGATTGCGCTCTCCGGCTGTCGCCAGGATTGTGCGTTGACCCCCATTCACGACATCGGCCTGCTGGCTGCCAAACGGGCGGACGGCACGCTCGGCTTTCGAATGGTGGTGGGCGGAGGACTGGGTTCGACCCCGCGGATGGCCCAGGTGCTCAGAGAGTTTACGCCGATGGAGGAACTGTTGCCGAGCATCGAGGCGGTCATCAAGGTGTTCGACACCCTCGGCAACCGGAAGAATCGTAACAAAGCGCGGATGAAGTTCGTGATTGAGAAGCTCGGCTTCGAGGAGTTCAAGCGTCGGTGGGAAGCGGCATACGCGGCTATGGGGTACGCGGTGCCGACACATGAGCCGATCAAGTTATTGGAGTATGCCGATGCACCGCCATTGATTATGCCGACCAAGGCGCCGGTTGGTTCAGCCGGAAACGGCAATGGAAACGGAAATGGCAATGGACACGGTTCGGTGGGAAGCTCGCGCAATGGGCAGGAGACTGCTTTCCATGCCTGGAAGCGGACCAATGTGGTGCCGCAACGTCAGGCAGGATTTTCCACCGCGGCCATCAAGCTTCCGATGGGTGACCTCACGGCCGATCAAATGTGGGCGGTCGCTGATCTGGCTGAGCGCTACTCCAATGGAAATATCCGCACCACCATCAATCAGAACATGGTGATCCGCTGGATCCCCGAGTCCCGCTTGGAAGCCTTTCATGGTGAGCTCGTGGCGCACAGCCTGGGCGATCCCGGTGCCGAGTTGGTCGAAGACATCATTGCCTGCCCTGGGACGGACACCTGCGGATTGGGCATCACCTCGTCAAAGGGCATGGCCCGCGCACTGGCAGAAGTGTTTCCCGCCGGTCAGGTGCCGGAAGATTTGCGCGATGTCAGCGTCAAGATCAGCGGCTGCCACAATTCATGCGCGCAGCACCACATTGCGACCATCGGGTTGCACGGGGTCGGGAAGCGTCTCGGGGAGCATACGGCGCCGCACTACGAACTGCACCTCGGCGGGCACGTGGATGGTACGCCGAAGATCGGGCAGTTGGCCGTCAAGTTGCCCGCGAAAAGCGTCCCTGCAGCCGTGCGCCATCTTGTGGACGTGTATCGCCGTGATCGTACGACCGGCGAGAGTCTGCAATCGTTTATCGGCCGGGTGGGGAAACATGTGCTCAAGGACGAGCTGATTCCTTACACCTTCGTGCCGCCCTATGAGCAGGATCCGACCTATTACTATGATTGGGAAGGTGAGGCGGAATTCGTGCTCGAGGATCTGGGCCCCGGCGAGTGCGCGGGTGGTGCCCTGGAAATGATCGATGACCGCATGCTGGAGGCCGATCAGGAGCTCTATCAGGCGAAATTGCTGGTCGAGAAGCATCAATACGCCTTGTCGGTCAACAAGTCGTATCGAGCCGTGCTGGCTGCGGCCAAGGGGCTGTTGGTGACCGAGGGACTGGACCCCGCAACCGATGCGGAAACGTTCCAGGAATTTGATCAGCGGTTGGCGAGCAAGGGCATCGTGCCGGCCACGTACGCCAACCTTGGCGCACAAGTCGGAGATCTGGGTTCCAAAGATGCCAGCGCCGCGGAGGCCACAGAGAAGATGGCCTTTGCCAAGAGATTCCTCGCGGTCTGCCGGGCGGCCACGGAGCAAATGGGAAAGGATCTCAAATTAGCTCAAGTCAAAGAGGAAGTGTTGCCGACTCCGCCTCCAAGCGTTGCGCCGGCCGCGCCGGTGTCGACGGCACCGGTGTACGACTTGCGCGGCGTCGCGTGTCCGATGAATTATGTGAAGACCAAACTCAAGCTCGAGATGATGGATAACGGCGAGCGACTCGAAGTGTGGCTCGACGCCGGAGAGCCGATTCGGAATGTGCCCATGAGTTTGCGGAACGATGGGCACAAGATTCTCGAAGAAGGGCCGTTGGAGGCCGAGGCCAAGCATTTCAAAATTCTCGTGGAAAAAGTCGAGGGGTAA
- a CDS encoding phosphoadenylyl-sulfate reductase has protein sequence MDRPTDEALKSLSDSFEAKQPWEVLEYALNTYRHRIVLACSFGAEDVALVDMVHRIDPEAPLFYLDTDFLFPETLEVRDRIVARYGLKPAQVVRMKPLLTPEQQVEQHGEALWASKPDQCCEIRKIEPLTRVLSRYSAWITGIRRDQAPTRANAGLIEWDKKFNLIKVNPLARWTSEQVWMYLQLHEVPYNQLHDRNYPSIGCTHCTAPVLPGDDPRSGRWKNFGKTECGLHK, from the coding sequence ATCGATCGTCCGACGGACGAGGCGCTGAAATCACTGAGCGATTCGTTCGAGGCCAAGCAGCCGTGGGAGGTGCTGGAGTACGCATTGAACACGTATCGGCACCGGATCGTGTTGGCGTGTAGTTTCGGAGCGGAGGACGTCGCGCTCGTGGATATGGTGCATCGCATCGATCCCGAGGCGCCGCTGTTTTACCTCGATACTGATTTTCTGTTTCCCGAAACACTCGAGGTGCGCGACCGCATTGTGGCGCGCTATGGGTTGAAGCCCGCTCAGGTGGTTCGCATGAAACCGCTGTTGACGCCGGAGCAGCAGGTCGAGCAGCACGGCGAGGCCCTCTGGGCCAGCAAGCCCGATCAGTGTTGTGAGATCAGGAAGATTGAACCGTTGACCCGCGTGTTGTCTCGGTACAGTGCCTGGATCACCGGGATCAGAAGGGATCAGGCTCCGACGCGGGCCAATGCCGGGTTGATCGAGTGGGACAAGAAGTTCAATTTAATCAAGGTCAATCCATTGGCGCGCTGGACCAGCGAGCAAGTCTGGATGTATCTCCAGCTCCACGAAGTCCCGTATAACCAGCTGCACGACCGCAACTACCCCAGCATCGGGTGCACACATTGCACCGCGCCGGTCCTTCCGGGCGACGATCCGCGTTCTGGTCGGTGGAAGAATTTCGGCAAGACCGAGTGCGGGCTGCACAAATAA
- a CDS encoding anthranilate phosphoribosyltransferase yields MQHLLAKVAKGQKTSKDLTWEEAKQAMRLMIEGTATSAQVGAFLTAMRFKSESVTELAAFTATARQYVPPVPVRAGLGVVDVPVYAGKRETFHAIVPAAIVAAAAGAVLLLHGVDGPPDRQGVSSVLKLLGIPVDLTAKLVGLELEKKGVAYLDLALYHPPVSRFLEMRQELGVRNFFHPVARMLNPTRAGSQVIGLSHPPYFEKTVEALRMLSCPRALVIRGVEGDPELSIGNTTRLLELKGERITPFTFQPKDAGLTMATFREMAGFPAEQRDREADLIKRIIANDIQGGQRDWVLLNAAMLLYAAGKGTSIAGNLATARQALESGQAKAKLAELSAGAGTVPKVGLSA; encoded by the coding sequence ATGCAACATCTGCTCGCTAAAGTCGCCAAGGGCCAAAAAACGTCCAAAGATCTGACCTGGGAAGAAGCCAAGCAGGCCATGCGTTTGATGATTGAAGGGACAGCAACGTCGGCGCAGGTCGGTGCGTTCCTCACGGCTATGCGGTTCAAGTCCGAGTCCGTCACGGAGCTGGCGGCGTTTACCGCCACCGCGCGGCAATATGTCCCGCCCGTGCCGGTGCGTGCCGGGCTGGGGGTCGTGGATGTGCCGGTCTATGCCGGCAAGCGCGAAACGTTTCACGCCATCGTGCCTGCTGCGATTGTCGCGGCTGCAGCCGGGGCGGTGTTGTTGCTCCATGGCGTGGACGGCCCGCCTGACCGACAGGGTGTGTCGTCGGTGTTGAAGCTGCTGGGCATTCCGGTTGATCTCACCGCCAAGCTGGTCGGGCTGGAATTGGAGAAGAAGGGCGTGGCCTACCTGGATCTGGCCCTGTATCACCCGCCCGTCAGCCGGTTTCTGGAAATGCGGCAGGAATTAGGAGTGCGCAACTTTTTCCACCCGGTGGCGCGGATGCTCAACCCTACTCGGGCCGGTTCCCAGGTGATCGGTTTGTCGCATCCGCCGTATTTTGAAAAGACGGTTGAGGCCTTGCGCATGCTGAGCTGTCCGCGTGCGCTGGTCATTCGCGGGGTCGAGGGCGACCCGGAACTGTCGATCGGGAACACGACACGGCTGTTGGAGCTCAAGGGGGAGCGCATCACGCCCTTCACGTTCCAACCCAAGGATGCGGGACTGACGATGGCGACGTTTCGGGAAATGGCCGGGTTCCCGGCCGAACAGCGTGACCGTGAGGCTGACCTGATCAAGCGAATCATCGCCAACGACATACAGGGCGGGCAACGAGACTGGGTGTTGCTCAATGCGGCCATGCTGCTGTATGCGGCAGGCAAGGGGACCTCGATTGCGGGAAATCTGGCCACCGCTCGGCAGGCGCTCGAGTCCGGGCAGGCCAAGGCCAAACTGGCCGAGCTGAGTGCAGGCGCCGGAACGGTGCCCAAAGTCGGTCTTTCGGCATAA
- a CDS encoding sulfate adenylyltransferase subunit 2: MKHLRQLEDQSVYILREAYKHFNHLAMLWSMGKDSTVLLWLARKAFFGHVPFPLLHVDTSYKIPAMIEYRDRIAREWRLNLVVGQNKEALAAGMNHTLGRDVCCTALKTTAMKNLVEEKGYTGIILGVRADEDSTRAKERYFSPRDKHGDWDFRDQPPELWDQFKTTFPPGTHIRIHPLLDWTEINIWEYIKHENIPFMDLYLDRGDGTRYRSLGCAPCTTPIRSTAKTVDEIIDELRATNVAERAGRAQDAGRGMEMLRKKGYM; encoded by the coding sequence ATGAAGCATCTACGTCAACTGGAAGACCAAAGCGTCTATATCCTTCGCGAAGCCTATAAGCATTTCAATCACCTCGCCATGCTGTGGTCGATGGGGAAGGATTCCACCGTGCTGCTGTGGCTGGCCCGCAAGGCCTTTTTCGGGCATGTGCCGTTTCCGTTGTTGCATGTGGACACGAGCTACAAAATTCCGGCCATGATCGAGTATCGCGACCGGATTGCCCGCGAATGGCGATTGAATCTGGTGGTGGGGCAGAATAAGGAAGCGCTGGCCGCCGGCATGAATCACACGCTGGGGCGAGACGTATGCTGTACGGCCTTGAAGACCACGGCGATGAAGAATCTGGTCGAAGAAAAAGGGTACACCGGCATCATCCTCGGTGTGCGTGCGGATGAAGACAGTACCCGAGCCAAGGAACGGTACTTTTCGCCGCGAGACAAGCACGGGGATTGGGATTTTCGCGATCAGCCGCCGGAATTGTGGGACCAGTTCAAGACGACTTTTCCGCCGGGGACGCACATCCGCATTCATCCGCTCCTGGATTGGACCGAGATCAACATCTGGGAGTACATCAAGCACGAAAACATTCCCTTCATGGATCTGTACCTCGACCGTGGCGACGGGACCCGCTATCGCAGTCTGGGTTGCGCGCCCTGTACCACGCCGATCCGGTCGACGGCGAAGACGGTCGATGAGATCATCGATGAACTCCGTGCGACCAATGTGGCGGAACGGGCCGGTCGCGCGCAGGATGCGGGGCGAGGCATGGAGATGCTTCGTAAGAAGGGATACATGTAA